Proteins encoded together in one Pseudomonadota bacterium window:
- a CDS encoding LytTR family DNA-binding domain-containing protein: MALSTLETVGTALKASSVLELDDRILSKVVAGSTLFLAIFIVLYQPFQLDESSLPDLVFVSISTAIIVFLYTYGFYRLASGFLRKYPRFRSKRLYVEIATTLAVTIAASMTVYALRIGQGQVPISLSNAVLFLYFALTVTPLLVVVTRTVLVIREMAKMLGRNTPKMSQTGNIMTDEPIIHIAREGNEPPLVFKSGDFICASAEGNYVQIVLDSRLTDPEILIRSTFTAFLQQVNHIAHYRQSHRSHMVNLDKVLNITGDAQDKRLRLRGTTRLIPVSRSRVKSILYDLADLQNQKRLHSLPKNHLA; encoded by the coding sequence ATGGCTTTATCGACTTTAGAGACGGTTGGAACTGCGCTTAAGGCCAGCTCTGTTTTGGAGCTTGATGACCGCATATTGAGCAAAGTCGTTGCAGGGAGCACTCTTTTCCTTGCGATATTCATCGTCCTGTATCAGCCTTTTCAGCTAGACGAATCCAGCCTGCCCGACCTGGTTTTTGTATCCATCAGCACAGCAATCATCGTCTTCCTGTACACCTATGGCTTTTATCGGCTGGCCTCAGGCTTTTTGCGGAAATATCCGCGTTTTCGCAGCAAACGCCTTTATGTGGAAATTGCAACGACACTAGCCGTCACAATCGCAGCAAGCATGACAGTTTATGCGCTGCGTATAGGACAAGGTCAGGTCCCGATATCATTATCAAATGCCGTACTTTTTCTCTATTTTGCACTGACAGTCACACCGCTTTTGGTGGTTGTCACACGAACAGTGTTGGTAATCCGGGAAATGGCGAAAATGCTGGGTAGAAACACCCCAAAGATGAGTCAGACCGGAAATATTATGACGGATGAGCCTATCATCCATATTGCAAGGGAGGGGAATGAACCTCCGCTTGTTTTCAAATCTGGCGATTTTATCTGCGCATCGGCGGAGGGAAATTATGTGCAGATCGTTTTGGACTCAAGGCTGACAGATCCGGAGATACTGATCCGGTCTACATTCACTGCGTTTTTGCAGCAGGTAAACCATATCGCGCATTATCGACAAAGCCACCGGTCACATATGGTCAATCTGGACAAGGTGTTGAACATCACCGGTGATGCACAAGACAAGCGGCTGAGGTTGCGTGGTACCACACGCCTGATCCCGGTATCGCGATCCCGGGTAAAATCGATCCTGTATGATCTTGCAGATCTGCAGAATCAAAAGCGCTTGCACTCACTTCCCAAAAACCATCTGGCCTGA
- a CDS encoding S41 family peptidase — protein sequence MSIQLTRRKALIGGGAVATIAATAGTGFLIMKEPSSAPGPFALEALKKDLKIWRQALLQRHPRWHGHNQLDDATETAFQAVAASITQPLSRQDAFRAFGRMNPYFRDAHTLLMPSLNGRGPYDDMDKQFPFGVDVNPDGSFSLRSSWTHQGSEYPLLKGGAEILAINGVDASRILGRIRPYSHGETEILRGYILSLLLPQWLDCVLGWRDRFSIVMREGSATRQIVWKSGDPWEADDAKTRYVPEIAWPMPGMAVLRVPTFDVDEDPAFFEKQIADCFAQLNRRGTDRLVIDIRGNTGGQSDAGAQIISRLIDKPVTQVARAREKLNEDNNGILGWYGEPGTMREFDMDAEQIEPVSPDQRFSGQSYVWIDELSYSASILFATAMQDHGIARLIGTPTGGFANQTGNMMPTRLPTTGFNAYIATREFLRPSGDARVGPVMPDILQDKGESDAAFLRRI from the coding sequence ATGAGCATCCAGCTGACACGCCGCAAGGCGCTCATAGGCGGCGGCGCGGTTGCCACTATAGCCGCTACGGCAGGCACCGGTTTTCTGATCATGAAAGAACCGTCATCGGCACCGGGGCCATTTGCGCTTGAAGCCTTGAAAAAGGATCTGAAAATATGGCGACAGGCGCTGTTGCAAAGGCATCCGCGATGGCATGGCCACAATCAGCTGGATGATGCGACCGAAACCGCATTTCAGGCCGTCGCCGCCTCAATTACGCAACCTCTTAGCCGACAAGATGCGTTCCGGGCATTCGGCAGGATGAATCCCTATTTCCGCGATGCCCATACTCTTTTGATGCCATCACTTAATGGCCGTGGTCCCTATGATGACATGGACAAGCAATTTCCTTTCGGTGTGGATGTGAATCCTGACGGCAGCTTCTCCCTGCGCAGCAGCTGGACACATCAGGGCAGCGAATATCCGTTGCTGAAAGGCGGAGCCGAGATACTCGCGATAAATGGTGTTGATGCTTCCCGGATATTGGGGCGGATCAGGCCCTATAGCCATGGCGAAACCGAGATATTGCGTGGCTATATTCTTTCCCTGCTGCTGCCCCAATGGCTTGATTGCGTGCTTGGCTGGCGCGACCGCTTCTCCATTGTCATGCGGGAGGGCAGTGCGACGCGCCAAATCGTGTGGAAATCGGGCGATCCCTGGGAGGCTGATGATGCCAAGACCCGCTATGTGCCCGAGATTGCCTGGCCCATGCCCGGCATGGCTGTGCTGCGCGTGCCGACCTTTGATGTCGATGAAGACCCGGCTTTTTTTGAGAAACAGATTGCGGATTGCTTCGCCCAACTGAACAGGCGCGGTACAGACAGGCTGGTGATTGATATTCGCGGCAATACCGGGGGGCAGAGCGATGCTGGCGCACAGATCATAAGTCGCCTCATCGACAAGCCGGTTACGCAAGTGGCCCGGGCGCGCGAAAAGCTGAATGAAGACAATAATGGTATATTGGGATGGTATGGCGAGCCAGGAACCATGCGCGAATTCGATATGGATGCAGAGCAGATAGAGCCTGTTTCACCCGACCAGCGGTTCAGCGGGCAAAGCTATGTCTGGATAGATGAACTGAGCTATTCGGCATCCATCCTCTTTGCGACAGCAATGCAGGATCATGGCATTGCCAGGCTGATCGGCACGCCCACCGGTGGCTTTGCCAATCAAACCGGCAATATGATGCCAACACGTTTACCCACAACCGGGTTCAACGCCTATATCGCGACACGTGAATTTCTCAGGCCCAGTGGCGATGCGCGTGTTGGGCCTGTGATGCCGGATATTCTGCAGGATAAGGGGGAGAGCGATGCGGCGTTTTTGCGGCGTATATAG
- a CDS encoding HAMP domain-containing sensor histidine kinase, with product MTGGAAGDPSAGQVTPPHTGSLNRRMISIAAAWILVLLFGGGLILDRILTTTITANFDEQLEYVLNAMITSAEIGPDGEVLFNRPLGDQRFLEPDSGLYWQISGDGHQDFPSRSLWDRSLTPRADSGAEAAYIYDTTKITQLTEPAGDVLDGDEPAEVRSSSIQPRNDGVLRVIERGIYLPGSDVQWWFMVAQSRNELDEQLADVRQTIFYSFVLLGLGLIILATLQTFYGLWPLRRVRQAIYAMRTGQQDRVTESLPREVMPMVDELNALLEHNERQAEEARRHAGNLAHALKTPLTVVMNAATAQADDLSDTVIREARVMRRQVDHHLARARAVGRRGHAHSRANVWQSVEAVERAVTRLYSHVRFDLDGKRDIAVSVERQDLDEILGNVIENAAKYGGGSVFVTIGVDSAGENAEIWVEDDGTGIPAEERDHIFDRGARLDTSKPGTGLGLAIVRDVVEIYDGTVTLEESEDLGGLLVRIKLPLAA from the coding sequence ATGACCGGAGGTGCGGCAGGAGATCCCTCTGCCGGACAGGTAACGCCGCCGCATACCGGCTCGCTAAACCGCCGCATGATCAGCATCGCGGCGGCATGGATATTGGTACTGCTCTTCGGCGGCGGCCTGATCCTCGATCGCATATTGACCACCACCATCACCGCCAATTTCGATGAGCAGCTCGAATATGTGCTGAACGCCATGATCACCTCCGCCGAGATCGGGCCTGACGGTGAGGTGCTGTTCAACCGACCGCTGGGCGACCAGCGCTTCCTCGAACCCGATAGCGGTCTGTACTGGCAGATTAGTGGCGACGGACATCAGGATTTCCCGTCACGTTCGCTCTGGGACCGCAGCCTGACGCCGCGCGCTGACAGCGGAGCCGAAGCGGCCTATATCTATGATACCACCAAGATCACCCAGCTTACCGAGCCGGCCGGCGATGTTCTCGATGGCGATGAGCCGGCAGAGGTGCGCTCATCATCGATCCAGCCACGCAATGATGGCGTTTTGCGGGTAATCGAGCGCGGGATTTATCTGCCCGGATCGGATGTCCAATGGTGGTTCATGGTGGCGCAGAGCCGCAATGAGCTGGATGAACAGCTTGCCGATGTCCGTCAGACGATCTTCTACAGCTTCGTGCTGCTCGGCCTTGGACTGATCATCCTGGCGACATTGCAGACCTTTTACGGGCTGTGGCCGCTGCGACGCGTTCGTCAGGCGATTTATGCGATGCGCACCGGCCAGCAGGACCGGGTGACCGAAAGCCTGCCGCGCGAAGTCATGCCGATGGTCGATGAACTCAACGCGCTGCTCGAACATAATGAGCGCCAGGCCGAGGAAGCGCGTCGTCATGCCGGCAATCTGGCGCACGCGCTGAAAACGCCGCTTACGGTGGTGATGAATGCGGCAACGGCGCAGGCGGATGACCTTTCCGATACCGTGATTCGCGAGGCGCGGGTGATGCGCCGCCAGGTTGATCACCATCTGGCTCGCGCGCGCGCGGTCGGTCGGCGTGGTCATGCGCATAGCCGTGCCAATGTGTGGCAAAGCGTCGAGGCGGTCGAACGCGCGGTGACCCGGCTTTATTCGCATGTGCGTTTCGATCTTGACGGTAAGCGCGATATTGCCGTCAGCGTCGAACGTCAGGATCTCGACGAGATTCTCGGCAATGTTATCGAGAACGCTGCCAAATATGGTGGCGGCAGCGTGTTCGTGACCATCGGTGTCGATAGCGCCGGCGAAAATGCCGAAATCTGGGTCGAGGATGACGGCACCGGCATTCCGGCTGAAGAGCGCGATCATATTTTCGATCGCGGCGCCCGGCTCGACACCAGCAAACCCGGCACCGGACTGGGCCTCGCCATCGTCCGCGATGTCGTCGAGATTTATGATGGCACAGTTACGCTCGAAGAAAGCGAAGACCTGGGCGGTTTGTTGGTGCGGATAAAACTGCCTTTGGCAGCGTAA
- a CDS encoding response regulator transcription factor, producing the protein MRLLIVEDEPTLGQQLKTTLEGSGYAVDLSTDGEDGHFLGSTENYDAVILDLGLPEIDGLTVLTMWRREGRTFPVLVLTARDSWSDKVAGLDAGADDYLAKPFQTEELIARLRALIRRSTGNASSELTAGEVRLDTRSGKVTLAGEPVKLTAQEYKLLSYLMHHKGKVVSRTELIEHIYDQDFDRDSNTIEVFVTRIRKKLGSDVITTIRGLGYSLEDPEERDG; encoded by the coding sequence ATGCGGCTATTGATTGTCGAGGATGAGCCAACATTGGGCCAGCAGCTCAAGACGACGCTGGAAGGATCGGGCTATGCGGTTGATCTGTCGACCGATGGCGAAGACGGCCATTTTCTTGGCTCGACGGAAAATTACGACGCGGTGATCCTCGACCTCGGCCTGCCGGAGATTGACGGACTGACGGTGCTGACCATGTGGCGGCGCGAAGGGCGCACTTTTCCAGTACTGGTACTGACGGCGCGTGACAGCTGGTCCGACAAAGTTGCCGGGCTCGATGCCGGTGCCGATGACTATCTCGCCAAGCCGTTCCAGACCGAGGAACTGATCGCACGGTTGCGGGCGCTGATCCGCCGTTCCACCGGCAATGCCAGCTCGGAGTTGACCGCTGGAGAAGTGCGGCTCGATACGCGCTCGGGCAAGGTCACGCTGGCAGGCGAGCCGGTAAAGCTCACCGCGCAGGAATATAAACTGCTATCCTATCTGATGCACCACAAGGGCAAGGTCGTGTCACGCACCGAGCTGATCGAGCACATTTACGATCAGGATTTCGACCGTGATTCCAATACTATAGAGGTGTTCGTTACTCGCATCCGCAAGAAGCTGGGCAGCGATGTGATCACCACCATCCGAGGTCTGGGCTATAGTCTGGAAGACCCAGAAGAGCGGGATGGCTGA
- a CDS encoding ATP-binding cassette domain-containing protein — protein sequence MATPPILSHEGLGLIQGSGWLFQDIDLHIGPRDRLALIGRNGAGKTTLLRLIADEIESDRGKRTIVPGTKVVMLPQDPDFSSHERLIDYATHGDNGPPEHGARAIADQIGIDLDRASASASGGEKRRAAICRTLAQDPDLLLLDEPTNHLDLAAINWLEDWLGRYSGAFIAISHDRTFLTRLTKQTLWLDRGALRRREIGFGGYDAWMEKVYAEEARAAEKLDAKLKIEAHWLERGVTARRKRNQGRLEKLYEMRAQRAAMLGPSGKAKLAVVSDDVRTKSVIVAEDISKSFGEGEEKRSVIRNFSLRIQRGDRIGVVGHNGAGKTTLLKLLTGDLEPDSGSVTHAKTLDGVIIDQQRSLMAPDKRVRDVLAEGGDWIDVRGVRKHVQGYLKEFLFDPGIVDTKVGILSGGERSRLLLAREFARASNLLVLDEPTNDLDLETLDLLQEVIADYDGTVLIVSHDRDFLDKTVTVTLGLDGSGFVDIVAGGYADWEKKRHDNKRQKPSEKAGKSSTHEKAQPRARKAGKTKLSYKDQRDYDRLPDHITTLETEMADIEMQLADPDLYSRDAELFATLTARLDAKRADKEAAEERWLLLAEEVEAMAEQS from the coding sequence ATGGCGACACCCCCTATCCTCTCGCATGAAGGCCTTGGTCTTATCCAGGGCAGCGGCTGGCTGTTTCAGGATATCGACCTGCATATCGGCCCGCGCGACCGGCTGGCGCTGATCGGGCGCAATGGCGCAGGCAAGACGACGCTGTTGCGGCTGATCGCCGACGAGATCGAGTCGGATCGCGGCAAACGTACCATCGTTCCGGGTACCAAAGTCGTTATGCTGCCTCAGGACCCCGACTTTTCCAGCCATGAACGGCTGATCGATTATGCAACACATGGCGATAATGGTCCGCCCGAACATGGTGCACGCGCCATTGCCGACCAGATCGGCATTGACCTCGACCGGGCTTCGGCCAGCGCCAGTGGCGGCGAGAAGCGCCGCGCCGCCATCTGTCGTACGCTCGCGCAGGACCCGGACCTGCTGCTGCTCGACGAGCCGACCAACCATCTCGACCTTGCCGCGATCAACTGGCTGGAGGACTGGCTGGGCAGATATAGCGGCGCGTTTATTGCGATCTCGCATGACCGGACATTTCTTACCCGACTGACAAAGCAGACCTTGTGGCTCGACCGGGGCGCGCTGCGGCGTCGCGAGATCGGTTTTGGCGGCTATGATGCGTGGATGGAAAAAGTCTATGCCGAAGAAGCGCGGGCAGCGGAAAAGCTCGATGCCAAGCTGAAGATCGAGGCGCACTGGCTGGAGCGTGGCGTCACCGCGCGGCGCAAGCGCAATCAGGGCCGGCTGGAAAAACTCTATGAAATGCGGGCCCAGCGCGCTGCCATGCTCGGCCCCAGCGGCAAGGCCAAGCTGGCTGTGGTCAGCGATGATGTGCGCACCAAGTCGGTGATCGTCGCCGAGGATATTTCCAAATCCTTCGGAGAAGGCGAGGAGAAGCGCAGCGTCATCCGCAATTTCAGCCTGCGTATTCAGCGCGGTGACCGTATCGGCGTGGTCGGTCATAATGGTGCGGGAAAGACGACTCTGCTCAAGCTGCTCACCGGCGATCTGGAACCTGATAGCGGCAGCGTCACCCATGCCAAAACGCTGGACGGGGTAATCATTGACCAGCAACGCAGCCTGATGGCGCCGGACAAGCGGGTACGCGATGTGCTGGCCGAGGGCGGCGACTGGATCGATGTACGCGGAGTGCGCAAACATGTGCAGGGCTATCTCAAGGAGTTCCTTTTCGATCCCGGCATTGTCGACACCAAGGTCGGCATATTGTCCGGCGGTGAGCGGTCGCGGCTATTGCTGGCGCGCGAATTTGCGCGTGCTTCCAATCTGCTGGTGCTCGACGAGCCGACCAATGACCTCGACCTGGAAACACTCGACCTGCTGCAGGAAGTCATCGCCGATTATGACGGTACGGTCCTGATCGTCAGCCATGACCGGGATTTTCTCGACAAGACGGTAACCGTGACGCTTGGGCTGGATGGCTCGGGCTTTGTCGATATCGTCGCCGGCGGCTATGCCGACTGGGAGAAGAAGCGGCATGACAATAAACGGCAAAAACCATCTGAAAAAGCAGGTAAATCATCGACTCACGAAAAGGCACAGCCGCGTGCCCGAAAAGCGGGAAAGACCAAGCTCAGCTACAAGGATCAGCGCGACTATGATCGGCTGCCCGATCATATAACCACGCTGGAAACAGAGATGGCCGATATCGAGATGCAGTTGGCCGATCCTGATCTGTACAGCCGCGATGCCGAACTATTCGCAACACTCACCGCGCGTCTCGATGCAAAACGCGCGGACAAAGAGGCGGCAGAAGAACGCTGGCTGTTGCTGGCCGAAGAAGTCGAAGCGATGGCAGAACAATCCTGA
- a CDS encoding DUF6456 domain-containing protein: MGKATTPRSRSKIPMPQPPRPGKNLAESPISWLHARGYLTRRQFDAGETLRDDWERAQFDGIATMRWSPLVDSRRRRGPPEQLEPGERAIAARRRFEEAMQAVGRDMNDLCWRVICACESIPTVEKDLGWPTRSGKLVLRMALDRIADYYRIAEG; this comes from the coding sequence ATGGGAAAGGCGACCACACCGCGATCACGCAGCAAGATCCCCATGCCGCAGCCACCACGGCCTGGGAAAAACCTCGCCGAATCCCCGATTTCCTGGCTTCATGCCCGGGGCTATCTCACTCGCCGCCAGTTCGATGCGGGGGAGACGCTACGTGATGACTGGGAGCGGGCGCAATTTGACGGCATCGCCACCATGCGCTGGTCACCATTGGTAGACAGCCGCCGTCGGCGCGGCCCGCCCGAGCAGCTTGAACCGGGTGAACGTGCCATCGCTGCACGCCGTCGCTTCGAGGAAGCGATGCAGGCGGTCGGCCGCGATATGAACGACCTTTGCTGGCGCGTAATCTGTGCCTGCGAGTCGATACCGACGGTCGAGAAAGATCTGGGTTGGCCGACTCGATCGGGAAAGCTGGTGCTGCGTATGGCACTTGACCGCATTGCCGATTATTACCGGATAGCAGAAGGTTAG